The following are from one region of the Gemmatimonadota bacterium genome:
- a CDS encoding ABC transporter permease codes for MINYVIKRCLLAIPTLLAISMIGFVIIQLPEGDFLDRKIQELEEMYGDSSSIARIDELRERYGLDRPMWQQYVGWISGFVVGDFGESFEYEQEVNQLIWDRLAFTVLIALGALLFTYAVAIPIGIYSATHQYRLSDNVLSFMSFIGMSMPGFLLALALLVFVFEIYRIPLFGLFSSEYEGAPWTWDKLVDFLKHLWIPVIVVGINGTAGLMRIMRGNLLDVLGQPFVQTARAKGLKESVVVIKHAARIAINPLITILGMSLPNILSGATIVAIVLGLPTVGPLLLRALVAEDIYLAGTLLMMFSLLLIIGNILADIALAWADPRIRYD; via the coding sequence ATGATCAACTACGTCATCAAGCGCTGTCTACTGGCTATCCCGACCCTCCTGGCCATCTCGATGATCGGCTTCGTCATCATCCAGCTGCCGGAGGGCGACTTCCTGGACCGCAAGATCCAGGAACTGGAGGAGATGTACGGCGACAGCAGCTCGATCGCGCGCATCGACGAACTGCGGGAACGCTACGGCCTGGACCGACCCATGTGGCAGCAGTACGTGGGCTGGATCTCGGGGTTCGTCGTGGGGGATTTCGGCGAGTCCTTCGAATACGAGCAGGAAGTCAACCAGCTGATCTGGGACCGCCTTGCCTTCACCGTGCTGATCGCCCTGGGCGCCCTGCTGTTCACCTACGCCGTCGCCATCCCCATCGGCATCTACTCGGCCACCCACCAATACCGCCTGTCCGACAACGTGCTGTCCTTCATGAGCTTCATCGGCATGTCCATGCCGGGATTCCTATTGGCCCTCGCCCTCCTGGTCTTCGTGTTCGAGATCTACCGGATACCCCTGTTCGGCCTCTTCTCGAGCGAGTACGAAGGCGCGCCCTGGACCTGGGACAAGCTCGTCGACTTTCTGAAGCACCTCTGGATCCCAGTCATCGTGGTGGGCATCAACGGCACGGCCGGCCTGATGCGCATCATGCGCGGCAACCTGCTGGACGTCCTCGGCCAGCCCTTCGTCCAGACGGCCCGCGCCAAGGGCCTCAAGGAGTCCGTCGTCGTCATCAAGCACGCGGCGCGCATCGCCATCAACCCGCTGATCACGATCCTGGGCATGAGCCTGCCGAACATCCTCTCCGGGGCCACCATCGTGGCGATCGTCCTGGGCCTGCCGACCGTGGGACCGCTGCTGCTCCGGGCCCTGGTCGCCGAGGACATCTACCTGGCCGGCACTTTGCTGATGATGTTCAGCCTGCTCCTGATCATCGGCAATATCCTGGCCGACATCGCGCTGGCCTGGGCGGATCCGAGGATACGGTATGACTGA